Proteins encoded by one window of Tunturibacter psychrotolerans:
- the mrdA gene encoding penicillin-binding protein 2, producing the protein MELTHHIDPNDLGPNGKAEKVSAGKLHAAQYIVAFILIILITGLWRLQVLGADNFRALAEANRIRKVPILAPRGRLFDREGRLLVDNYPSVSCYLLREQVKDLDVDLPLISQGLHIPIEQIQSTLRRYQIAPKYQPIPLKQDISPDEQAFIAAHRDELPELETLDEQRRLYPRDGFAAHLIGYVGEVSEQMLDDPRYAFYSPGDVVGRSGVEQTYDALLRGKDGSRDVIVNSHGKELGHLGQELAVPGKDLKLTIDLDLQIAAEKALDGKNGAIVAMDPHTGEILAMVSRPTFDPNQFSVRLTKNYWNEILNNPDHPLLNKSLQAQLAPGSTFKIIMSVAGLQENVAQTMHVSCNGGAEFYGHFYACDRHHGAVDINNAIPYSCDTFYYTLANRLGIDTIAKYATSLGLGQKTGIDLPDEVTGTMPSTAWKLKTQHDKWFAGETISVGIGQGAVTATPIQLARALSGVANGGVLRRPHVVFADEIPPDMLQAVRESFPGSGDATIPLTTENWQLITDAMANVTSSPIGTAYAAHLEGVDFAGKTGTAQVIGHDALAKTSKGHNTEPNAWFVGMAPRRNPDIVVAVLWEHGNWGNNSAKLASQIIDAFVNKQRKRDNNIRIATTPEPAKPETIPSATPTVPSAE; encoded by the coding sequence ATGGAACTCACTCACCATATCGACCCGAACGACCTCGGCCCCAACGGTAAAGCCGAAAAAGTCTCTGCGGGTAAGCTTCACGCGGCGCAGTACATCGTCGCATTCATTCTCATCATTCTGATCACCGGCCTCTGGCGACTTCAGGTTCTTGGCGCTGATAACTTTCGCGCACTCGCCGAAGCCAACCGCATCCGCAAGGTTCCAATCCTCGCTCCTCGCGGCCGCCTCTTCGACCGAGAAGGCCGTCTGCTCGTCGATAACTACCCCTCCGTCTCCTGCTACCTCCTACGCGAGCAGGTCAAAGATCTCGACGTCGATCTGCCTCTCATCTCTCAGGGCCTTCACATCCCCATTGAGCAGATCCAGTCCACGCTGCGCCGCTATCAAATCGCCCCGAAATATCAGCCGATCCCCCTCAAGCAGGACATCTCGCCCGACGAACAAGCCTTCATCGCAGCTCACCGCGACGAGCTTCCCGAACTCGAAACCCTCGACGAACAGCGCCGCCTCTACCCTCGTGACGGATTCGCCGCCCACCTCATCGGGTACGTCGGCGAAGTCTCCGAGCAGATGCTCGACGACCCGCGTTACGCCTTCTACTCTCCCGGCGACGTCGTCGGTCGCTCCGGCGTCGAGCAGACCTACGATGCATTGCTACGCGGCAAAGACGGCAGCCGCGACGTCATCGTCAACAGCCACGGCAAAGAGCTCGGTCACCTCGGCCAAGAGCTTGCCGTCCCAGGAAAAGATCTGAAGCTCACCATCGATCTCGACCTCCAGATCGCCGCCGAGAAGGCGCTCGACGGCAAAAACGGTGCAATCGTTGCGATGGACCCACACACCGGCGAGATTCTCGCGATGGTCTCGCGTCCTACCTTCGACCCGAATCAGTTCTCCGTCCGCCTCACCAAGAACTACTGGAACGAGATTCTCAACAATCCCGACCACCCCTTACTCAACAAGAGTCTCCAGGCACAGCTCGCACCAGGAAGCACTTTCAAGATCATTATGTCGGTTGCTGGCCTGCAGGAAAACGTTGCTCAGACCATGCACGTCAGCTGCAACGGTGGCGCCGAGTTCTACGGCCACTTCTACGCCTGCGACCGCCACCACGGCGCAGTCGATATCAATAACGCCATTCCGTACTCCTGCGACACCTTCTATTACACCCTCGCCAACCGCCTGGGCATCGACACTATCGCGAAGTACGCGACGTCTCTCGGCCTCGGTCAAAAGACCGGCATCGACCTGCCCGACGAGGTCACGGGCACCATGCCATCCACAGCCTGGAAGCTGAAGACTCAGCATGACAAATGGTTCGCCGGCGAAACCATCTCGGTCGGCATTGGCCAGGGCGCAGTCACCGCGACCCCCATCCAGCTTGCTCGTGCCCTGAGTGGCGTCGCTAACGGGGGTGTTCTCCGCCGTCCGCATGTCGTCTTCGCTGACGAGATTCCGCCCGACATGCTTCAGGCTGTCCGCGAGTCGTTTCCTGGCTCGGGAGACGCGACCATCCCGCTGACCACGGAGAACTGGCAGCTCATCACAGACGCCATGGCCAACGTCACCAGCAGCCCCATCGGCACCGCCTACGCCGCACATCTTGAAGGGGTCGACTTCGCCGGCAAGACTGGCACTGCGCAGGTCATCGGCCACGATGCTCTCGCCAAGACCAGCAAAGGCCACAACACGGAGCCCAATGCTTGGTTCGTGGGCATGGCTCCGCGCCGCAATCCAGACATCGTCGTTGCCGTCCTCTGGGAGCATGGCAACTGGGGCAACAACTCCGCCAAGCTCGCCTCCCAGATCATCGACGCCTTCGTCAACAAGCAGCGCAAACGCGACAACAACATCCGCATCGCCACCACCCCCGAGCCCGCCAAGCCCGAGACCATCCCCAGCGCAACACCCACCGTGCCGAGCGCCGAATAG